Proteins from one Juglans microcarpa x Juglans regia isolate MS1-56 chromosome 6S, Jm3101_v1.0, whole genome shotgun sequence genomic window:
- the LOC121236568 gene encoding receptor-like protein EIX1: protein MASSHNFVSIAHLFMFFFFLFLLGPPCLEFIKHASCTESLTIKCFEKERNALLAFKESLTDPSGRLSSWVGENCCTWIGVGCDNRTRHVVKLDLKNPVDPVFDTKTNEVSKAFKKSCLGGKISTSLLDLKLLSYLDLSLNNFNGSNIPTFLGSLESLRYLNLSFSTFGGVITPHLGNLSRLQCLDLNSRSFFGTFSGLEVESLHWLAGFPSLKYLSMSVVNLYKASDWLQAVNDLPSLSELHLRGCGLVSLPQTIYSLNFTGLSVLDLSSNKLDSPIPHWLSNLSDLTVLNLASSSLRGVFSDAVIFNLHSLRELHLSDNIQLEGQLPSSLGNLTNLRILDLYGNYFIGEIPSSFANLCQLQTFDLRSNNVSGEIVGLVDGLSQCSTSNLESLFLSDNKLLGGILPHSLGGLEKLKTIDLASCSFWGSIPSSVGKLSSLQQLLLSENQMNGSISETIGNLSMLVSLNLDSNFWEGALTKAHFQNLSRLERMILSVSESTKWTLVIKVNHDWLPPFKLKLLGLDNVLIGPQFPAWLQNQTELVTLFLHNVGIFDTIPHGFWNSCSNIMGLYIANNGLRGQIPENIGELLPKLSLLDFSSNSLTGGIPFSIGMLKELEVLFLRNNYLSGELPPHWKNLSSLSVLDISNNSISGNFPSSMQYLSSLELLSLSQNHLEGELPSFFRYYTGLRSLDLGGNKFFGNLSAWIGESLSSLLRLRLRSNSFEGSIPSQLCLLSGLRILDLADNYLSGGIPPCLGNLSTKTSNGEDDDEDDEEMFVVMKGKEYLYDSILYLVHSFDLSNNNLSGEIPDNITSLSKFINLNLSVNHLNGRIPENIGNMQDLESLDLSRNELSGPIPENLSALYFLSHLNLSFNNLSGQVPYGKQLQTIYDPSIYEGNYLLCGPPLPNKCPGSETEPRGSPGEGNGEDDRDGKGVLDSPISFYISLAIGFIVGFWVVCGTLIVKTSWRLAYFRSFDHMKDKIYIFIMLKLVPFLRRINLERR, encoded by the exons ATGGCTAGTTCCCACAACTTCGTCTCCATTGCTCATctctttatgtttttcttcttcctctttctgtTGGGACCTCCTTGTTTGGAATTTATTAAACACGCTTCATGCACCGAAAGCCTTACTATCAAATGCTTTGAGAAGGAGAGGAATGCACTTCTTGCCTTCAAAGAAAGTCTAACAGATCCATCAGGTCGGCTCTCTTCTTGGGTTGGTGAAAATTGCTGTACATGGATAGGTGTTGGTTGTGACAACAGAACAAGACATGTCGTCAAGCTTGACCTAAAAAATCCAGTTGATCCGGTCTTTGAcacaaaaacaaatgaagttAGTAAAGCTTTCAAGAAATCATGCTTGGGGGGTAAGATAAGCACTTCTTTACTCGATTTAAAACTGTTGAGTTACCTAGACCTAAGCCTGAATAATTTTAATGGAAGCAATATTCCAACTTTTTTGGGTTCCCTTGAAAGTTTGAGGTATCTTAATCTCTCGTTCTCAACTTTTGGTGGAGTTATTACTCCCCATCTTGGTAATCTATCACGGCTCCAATGTCTGGACCTTAATTCACGTTCATTCTTTGGCACCTTTTCGGGACTGGAAGTCGAAAGCCTACACTGGCTTGCTGGTTTTCCTTCCCTTAAGTACCTTAGCATGAGTGTGGTAAACCTCTATAAAGCATCAGATTGGCTACAGGCGGTTAATGATCTCCCTTCCTTATCGGAGTTACACTTGCGTGGCTGTGGACTTGTTAGTCTTCCTCAAACCATTTACTCTCTTAACTTCACAGGGCTTTCTGTCCTTGATCTCTCTTCCAACAAATTAGACTCCCCAATACCTCACTGGCTGTCAAATCTGAGTGACCTTACAGTACTCAATCTTGCCTCCAGCTCCCTTCGCGGTGTCTTTTCTGATGCTGTAATTTTTAATCTACATTCTTTACGTGAGCTTCATCTTTCAGATAACATCCAACTTGAAGGTCAGTTACCATCTAGTCTGGGAAACCTGACCAACTTGCGTATATTGGATTTATATGGTAACTATTTTATAGGAGAGATACCAAGCTCATTTGCCAACCTTTGCCAATTGCAAACGTTTGATCTAAGGTCCAACAACGTAAGTGGGGAGATAGTTGGGCTTGTGGATGGTTTGTCTCAATGTTCTACATCCAACCTAGAATCACTATTTTTGAGTGACAATAAATTGCTTGGGGGTATCCTGCCACACTCATTGGGAGGGCTCGAGAAATTGAAGACTATTGACCTCGCGTCCTGTTCTTTTTGGGGCTCAATTCCATCTTCTGTTGGTAAATTGTCATCCTTGCAGCAACTTCTCCTTTCCGAAAATCAAATGAATGGAAGCATTTCAGAAACAATTGGGAATCTATCAATGCTGGTTTCCTTGAACTTGGATTCCAATTTTTGGGAAGGTGCCTTAACTAAAGCTCATTTTCAGAATCTCTCTCGATTAGAAAGAATGATATTGTCTGTTTCAGAATCCACCAAATGGACATTGgtcataaaagtaaatcatGATTGGCTTCCTCCTTTTAAGCTTAAGCTACTCGGATTAGATAATGTGTTGATTGGACCACAGTTTCCAGCATGGCTTCAAAATCAAACGGAGCTTGTGACTCTTTTTCTTCACAATGTTGGCATTTTCGACACAATTCCGCACGGCTTTTGGAATTCCTGCTCAAATATTATGGGTTTATATATTGCAAATAATGGACTACGCGGACAG aTCCCTGAAAACATAGGTGAACTATTGCCCAAGTTGTCATTGTTGGACTTCTCTTCAAATTCTCTGACTGGTGGAATTCCCTTTTCTATTGGAATGTTAAAAGAATTGGAagttctttttttaagaaacaaTTATTTATCTGGGGAACTCCCTCCTCATTGGAAGAATTTGTCATCGTTATCTGTATTGGACATTTCAAACAATAGCATATCCGGCAATTTTCCAAGCTCAATGCAATATTTGAGTTCATTAGAGCTGTTATCATTAAGCCAAAATCATCTTGAAGGGGAGCTTCCTTCCTTCTTTAGATACTACACAGGCTTGAGAAGCCTCGATCTTGGAGGAAACAAATTTTTTGGAAACCTATCGGCATGGATAGGAGAAAGCTTATCATCTTTATTGAGGTTGAGACTGAGATCTAACTCTTTTGAGGGGAGCATACCTTCACAATTATGTTTACTTTCAGGTCTTCGGATTTTAGACCTTGCAGACAATTATCTGTCAGGCGGAATCCCTCCATGTCTGGGGAACTTGAGTACTAAAACTAGCaatggtgaggatgatgatgaggatgatgaggaaATGTTTGTGGTTATGAAAGGTAAAGAATATCTATATGATTCAATTCTCTATCTTGTTCATTCTTTTGACCTTTCAAACAATAATCTATCAGGAGAAATACCTGACAATATTACAAGCCTATCAAAGTTTATCAACTTGAATTTGTCTGTGAACCATTTGAATGGAAGAATTCCTGAAAATATTGGGAATATGCAAGATTTAGAATCGCTTGATCTCTCAAGAAATGAGCTTTCTGGTCCAATCCCTGAAAATTTGTCTGCTTTGTACTTTTTAAGTCACTTGAATTTGTCATTCAACAACTTGTCGGGACAAGTGCCATATGGAAAACAGCTTCAAACAATTTATGACCCATCTATTTATGAAGGTAACTATCTACTTTGTGGCCCTCCTCTTCCGAACAAGTGTCCAGGCTCTGAAACTGAACCTAGAGGATCACCGGGTGAGGGAAATGGAGAAGATGATAGGGACGGAAAGGGAGTACTTGATTCACCAATATCATTCTACATTAGTTTGGCAATTggatttattgttggattttggGTAGTTTGTGGGACTCTGATTGTTAAAACTTCATGGAGGCTAGCTTACTTTAGAAGCTTTGATCATATGAAAGACaagatttatattttcattatgcTCAAATTGGTTCCCTTTCTAAGGAGGATCAACTTGGAGAGAAGATGA